A stretch of bacterium DNA encodes these proteins:
- the queD gene encoding 6-carboxytetrahydropterin synthase QueD has protein sequence MFELSVKSSFSAAHRIKGYQGKCSKIHGHNWTVELKVRTDELNEIGMSVDFAMLKNILNDITEKLDHTDLNENQLLSGKNPTAENIAMIIYNLAKEKIGNIAEVVSVTVWESPNSAVTYRE, from the coding sequence ATGTTTGAGCTATCCGTAAAATCATCATTCTCAGCGGCTCATAGAATAAAAGGCTACCAGGGGAAATGCTCAAAAATTCACGGTCATAATTGGACAGTAGAGCTTAAGGTGCGGACGGATGAGCTTAATGAAATTGGCATGTCGGTCGATTTCGCAATGCTAAAAAACATTCTTAACGATATAACGGAGAAGCTTGACCACACTGACCTCAACGAGAACCAGCTTCTTTCAGGGAAAAATCCCACTGCCGAGAACATAGCAATGATTATATACAATCTTGCGAAAGAAAAGATTGGGAACATAGCAGAGGTCGTTTCGGTTACTGTGTGGGAATCGCCAAATTCTGCGGTAACATATCGCGAATAG
- a CDS encoding T9SS type A sorting domain-containing protein: MLKIKIFVLISLLLASSYAMTIVGSIHGFSHTVGCYPHGEYAYLLYGRCVAVLDIRTPSSVAFVDSICFGDEVLDFDFGFDSLAFLGCGSNIYIFNISDPTRLVRVHTILLPSPAERAASIAFNNGHIYVATGSNLYVYRLIVSPTGIRDTLTYSELVTSKIVDADSNYLALVVLSSPMIGTTIRTYDISTPSRPRLLGSARTTGRGGDVDVWGSRIYAANGIVPIPGAGGQAVLVLASTPTRAYTCTTGSGDCNHGCAWGEYFAIANGLNGVRLYNWENPSSPRLVDLYVPMISEYYNNIEIQYPYIFATIRDGLMIFQSDSLPSIGDRTPPRATLIEPLSGSFSACSLQCIKYVVVDSGGAVDWSSVVIEVNSTLYGDTALTIIGDTVMFVPSSSWSEGDTIRFSLISARDTAGNAALGLPLSGFVVMDYSPPVIFDITPASGETVYTAFPVVKFHVVDSLSGVGYFEVVVAGDTFGPSSPEVTFDGDSVVYIPTVPVPRGSVTVCAYASDNVIYCGPNETPPLCWTFYNGISSSDTIPPEIRLLRPLDGTATSDSFMPIVFYIHDDSGVHAASIVLNVNGDLYTLYSSVLTYTADTLRYEPHTPYPEGENTVTLSPVSDIYGNATTTYSFSFKADYTPPTQLNIYPIPGSHLDHDTLTVDISLVDPNEGSGIDTASIRFYINDTLVDPVFVPVSDTLVRLTYFYDGRGYSGDTVRIALTNLRDLITYGSYNYAPELRYWFTIEHSAVRELAKPITPNIEITPNPFNQTALVRVSLGKRERGKLVLMDINGRIVKTLLEGKIKRAEVAIHGEGLTSGVYILKWKGESELSSRLLLMK, from the coding sequence ATGCTCAAAATCAAGATTTTTGTTTTAATTTCTTTGCTTTTGGCATCGTCCTATGCTATGACGATAGTCGGAAGCATTCACGGTTTCTCGCATACCGTCGGATGTTATCCTCACGGAGAATATGCCTATCTTCTCTACGGCAGATGTGTTGCGGTGCTCGATATAAGAACTCCGTCATCTGTGGCTTTTGTTGATAGCATATGTTTTGGTGATGAGGTGCTTGACTTTGACTTTGGCTTCGATTCCCTCGCTTTTCTTGGATGTGGCTCAAACATTTATATTTTCAACATTAGTGACCCTACCCGCCTTGTCAGGGTGCATACAATATTGTTACCCTCACCAGCTGAACGCGCAGCCTCGATAGCATTTAACAACGGACACATTTATGTTGCCACTGGAAGTAACCTTTATGTTTACAGGTTGATAGTAAGTCCGACTGGTATAAGGGATACTCTTACATACTCTGAGTTGGTAACTTCCAAGATTGTTGATGCAGATAGTAATTATTTAGCACTGGTGGTCCTGTCTTCTCCAATGATAGGGACCACCATAAGGACCTACGATATCAGCACACCCTCAAGGCCTCGACTCCTCGGAAGCGCACGAACTACCGGTCGAGGTGGCGATGTTGATGTCTGGGGGAGCCGAATCTACGCTGCCAACGGCATCGTGCCAATACCCGGTGCAGGAGGACAGGCAGTGCTTGTTTTGGCATCAACGCCAACGAGAGCGTATACATGCACCACAGGTTCAGGAGACTGCAATCATGGATGCGCATGGGGAGAATACTTTGCTATCGCGAACGGTCTTAACGGTGTGAGACTTTACAACTGGGAGAATCCATCATCCCCGCGTCTTGTGGATTTGTATGTTCCAATGATTTCAGAGTACTATAACAACATTGAAATACAATATCCATATATATTTGCCACGATAAGAGACGGATTAATGATTTTTCAATCTGATTCGCTTCCATCGATTGGGGATAGGACTCCTCCAAGAGCAACTCTTATAGAACCGCTATCCGGCTCGTTTTCAGCATGTTCATTGCAGTGCATAAAATATGTCGTTGTGGATTCAGGTGGGGCTGTCGACTGGTCGTCTGTAGTTATTGAGGTTAATTCAACTCTATACGGCGATACAGCTTTAACTATTATTGGCGATACTGTAATGTTTGTTCCATCAAGTAGTTGGTCTGAGGGAGATACGATAAGATTCTCCCTTATATCTGCGCGGGATACCGCCGGGAACGCTGCCTTGGGATTGCCTCTTTCAGGCTTCGTGGTGATGGATTATTCACCACCAGTGATATTTGATATTACTCCTGCCAGTGGAGAAACGGTCTATACTGCCTTTCCAGTGGTAAAATTTCATGTCGTTGATTCGCTATCTGGCGTGGGATATTTTGAGGTGGTGGTTGCTGGCGATACCTTTGGTCCATCTTCGCCTGAGGTAACCTTTGATGGAGACAGTGTGGTTTACATTCCCACAGTTCCTGTGCCCCGCGGTAGTGTTACAGTTTGCGCCTACGCTTCTGACAATGTTATTTATTGTGGTCCGAACGAAACTCCACCCCTCTGCTGGACATTTTATAACGGAATATCAAGCTCTGATACGATTCCTCCTGAAATAAGATTGTTGCGCCCGCTTGATGGGACTGCTACATCGGATTCCTTCATGCCCATAGTATTTTACATACACGATGATTCTGGGGTGCATGCTGCCTCTATAGTCTTGAATGTTAATGGTGATTTATACACGCTTTATTCGTCCGTTCTTACTTATACTGCTGATACGCTGCGATACGAACCTCATACACCATACCCGGAAGGAGAAAACACAGTCACCCTTTCTCCCGTATCAGATATTTATGGGAATGCGACGACAACATACAGTTTTTCCTTCAAAGCTGACTACACACCGCCAACCCAGCTTAACATATACCCTATCCCCGGTTCACACCTTGACCATGATACTTTAACGGTGGATATTTCGCTTGTAGATCCTAACGAGGGTTCCGGGATAGATACCGCGAGCATAAGGTTCTACATAAATGACACTCTCGTTGACCCTGTTTTCGTTCCGGTTTCAGATACATTGGTTCGCCTGACATATTTCTACGATGGAAGAGGGTATAGTGGCGATACAGTTAGAATAGCTCTCACTAACCTGCGGGACCTCATAACATATGGTTCATACAATTATGCACCAGAACTTAGATATTGGTTTACCATAGAACACAGCGCTGTTAGGGAGTTAGCCAAGCCAATAACCCCTAATATTGAAATAACGCCGAATCCTTTCAATCAAACTGCTTTGGTAAGAGTGTCTTTGGGAAAAAGGGAACGCGGAAAACTCGTGCTTATGGACATTAATGGAAGAATAGTGAAAACATTGCTGGAAGGGAAAATCAAGCGCGCAGAAGTAGCTATTCACGGTGAGGGGCTTACGAGCGGAGTTTACATATTAAAGTGGAAAGGAGAATCGGAACTTTCGAGCAGACTGCTTCTTATGAAGTGA